One window from the genome of Trabulsiella odontotermitis encodes:
- the glrR gene encoding two-component system response regulator GlrR has protein sequence MITRKPARLLLVDDDPGLLKLLGMRLSSEGYSVVTAESGQEGLRVLAREKIDLVISDLRMDEMDGLQLFAEIQKVQPGMPVIILTAHGSIPEAVSATQKGVFSFLTKPVDRDALYKAIDEALEHSAPAGDDQWRESIVTRSPLMLRLLEQARMVAQSDVSVLIVGQSGTGKEIFAQAIHNASSRSSKPFIAINCGALPEQLLESELFGHARGAFTGAVSNREGLFQAAEGGTLFLDEIGDMPISLQVKLLRVLQERKVRPLGSNRDIDIDVRIISATHRDLPKAMARGEFREDLFYRLNVVNLKIPALAERTEDIPLLANHLLRQSADRHKPFVRAFSTDAMKRLMAASWPGNVRQLVNVIEQCVALTSSPVISDALVEQALEGENTALPTFVEARNQFELNYLRKLLQITRGNVTHAARMAGRNRTEFYKLLSRHELDANDFKE, from the coding sequence ATGATCACCCGCAAGCCCGCCCGTCTTTTACTGGTTGATGACGACCCCGGTCTGCTCAAGCTGCTTGGCATGCGGCTCAGCAGCGAAGGGTACAGCGTTGTCACTGCCGAGAGCGGTCAGGAAGGGTTGCGCGTGCTGGCGCGGGAAAAGATAGATCTGGTCATCAGCGATCTGCGAATGGACGAGATGGATGGTCTGCAACTGTTTGCCGAGATCCAGAAAGTGCAGCCGGGAATGCCGGTGATCATCCTCACCGCGCACGGCTCGATCCCGGAAGCGGTCAGCGCCACGCAAAAAGGGGTGTTCAGCTTTCTCACCAAACCTGTCGACCGTGATGCGCTGTACAAAGCCATCGATGAGGCGCTGGAGCACTCGGCGCCCGCGGGTGACGACCAGTGGCGGGAATCCATCGTCACCCGTAGCCCGCTGATGCTGCGTCTGCTGGAGCAGGCCAGAATGGTGGCGCAATCGGATGTCAGCGTGTTGATCGTCGGGCAGAGCGGCACCGGGAAAGAGATTTTTGCCCAGGCGATCCACAACGCCAGCTCGCGCAGCAGTAAACCATTTATCGCCATTAACTGCGGCGCCTTGCCGGAACAATTGCTGGAATCGGAGCTGTTTGGTCATGCGCGCGGTGCCTTTACCGGCGCGGTCAGCAACCGTGAAGGGCTGTTCCAGGCGGCGGAAGGCGGCACGCTGTTTCTGGACGAGATCGGCGACATGCCGATCTCATTGCAGGTCAAACTGCTGCGCGTCCTTCAGGAGCGTAAGGTGCGCCCGCTGGGCAGCAACCGGGATATCGACATCGACGTGCGCATCATCTCCGCCACACACCGCGACCTGCCCAAAGCGATGGCGCGCGGCGAGTTTCGCGAAGATCTGTTTTATCGACTGAACGTGGTGAACCTGAAGATCCCGGCGCTGGCCGAGCGTACGGAAGACATTCCGCTGCTGGCGAATCATCTGCTGCGCCAGTCGGCGGATCGTCACAAGCCGTTTGTGCGCGCGTTTTCTACCGATGCCATGAAACGCCTGATGGCCGCGAGCTGGCCCGGCAACGTGCGCCAGCTGGTGAATGTCATTGAGCAGTGCGTGGCGCTCACCTCATCGCCGGTCATCAGTGACGCGCTGGTGGAGCAGGCGCTGGAAGGCGAAAACACCGCGCTGCCGACCTTTGTCGAGGCACGGAATCAGTTTGAGCTAAACTACCTGCGCAAGCTGTTGCAGATCACCCGCGGCAATGTAACGCACGCGGCGCGTATGGCAGGTCGCAACCGCACAGAGTTCTACAAGCTTCTGTCCCGCCACGAGCTGGACGCGAATGATTTTAAAGAGTAG
- the qseE gene encoding two component system sensor histidine kinase QseE/GlrK, whose amino-acid sequence MKRWSLFPRSLRQLVMLSFLLILLPLLVLAWQAWQSLNTLSAQAAQTNRTTLIDARRSEAMTNVALEMERSYRQYCVLDDATLAKVYQSQRRRYAEMLDAHAGILPDDKLYQSLREDLDALETIQCKNSGPDASSAARLEAFASANTEMVQATRTVVFSRGQQLQHAIAERGQFFGWQALVLFLVSLVMVLLFTRMIIGPVKGIERMINRLGEGRSLGNTVVFTGPRELRSVGQRIIWLSERLAWLESQRHQFLRHLSHELKTPLASMREGTELLADEVVGTLTPEQKEVVDILDDSSRNLQKLIEQLLDYNRKLADSATEMENVDIASLVEMVVSAHSLPARAKMMHTEVMLDARECHAEPMLLMSVLDNLYSNAVHYGAESGNIYIRSRTLGEKVRIDVVNTGTPIPEAERGMIFEPFYQGSHQRKGAVKGSGLGLSIARDCVRRMHGELNLVDDSTGDVCFRIELPAFGPEHTHK is encoded by the coding sequence TTGAAACGCTGGTCTCTTTTCCCTCGCTCGTTGCGTCAGCTGGTCATGCTCTCCTTTTTGCTGATCCTGCTGCCGCTGCTGGTGCTGGCCTGGCAGGCCTGGCAGAGCCTGAATACGCTGAGCGCACAGGCGGCGCAAACGAACCGTACCACGCTAATTGATGCCCGCCGCAGCGAAGCGATGACCAACGTGGCGCTGGAGATGGAGCGTAGCTATCGCCAGTACTGTGTGCTGGATGACGCGACGCTGGCGAAAGTCTATCAGAGCCAGCGGCGGCGCTACGCCGAGATGCTGGACGCGCACGCAGGTATTCTGCCGGACGACAAACTATATCAGTCGCTGCGCGAAGATCTGGACGCGCTGGAAACTATCCAGTGCAAAAACAGCGGGCCGGACGCGTCATCAGCAGCACGGCTGGAAGCGTTCGCCAGCGCCAATACTGAAATGGTGCAGGCCACCCGCACGGTGGTTTTCTCGCGCGGGCAGCAACTTCAGCATGCCATCGCCGAGCGCGGACAGTTCTTTGGCTGGCAGGCGCTGGTGCTGTTCCTGGTGAGTCTGGTGATGGTGCTGCTGTTCACCCGCATGATCATCGGCCCGGTGAAGGGCATTGAGCGTATGATCAACCGGCTGGGGGAAGGGCGGTCGTTGGGGAATACCGTGGTATTCACAGGGCCGCGTGAACTGCGTTCGGTCGGGCAGCGCATCATCTGGCTGAGCGAGCGCCTTGCCTGGCTGGAATCGCAGCGTCACCAGTTTTTGCGCCATCTTTCCCATGAACTGAAAACGCCGCTCGCCAGCATGCGTGAAGGCACTGAATTGCTGGCGGATGAGGTGGTCGGTACGCTGACGCCGGAACAAAAAGAGGTGGTCGACATTCTTGACGACAGCAGCCGCAATCTGCAAAAGCTGATTGAACAGTTGCTGGACTACAACCGCAAACTGGCCGACAGCGCGACGGAAATGGAAAATGTTGATATCGCCTCGCTGGTGGAAATGGTCGTCTCCGCCCACAGTTTACCGGCACGGGCTAAAATGATGCATACCGAGGTGATGCTCGACGCGCGCGAGTGTCATGCTGAGCCGATGCTGTTAATGAGCGTACTGGATAATCTCTACTCTAATGCGGTGCACTACGGTGCTGAATCCGGTAACATTTATATTCGCAGCCGTACCCTGGGTGAGAAGGTACGCATTGACGTTGTGAACACGGGAACGCCAATACCTGAGGCCGAGCGCGGAATGATTTTTGAACCGTTCTACCAGGGGAGCCATCAGCGTAAAGGTGCGGTAAAAGGGAGTGGGCTGGGATTAAGCATTGCCAGAGATTGCGTACGCCGTATGCATGGCGAACTCAATCTTGTGGATGACAGCACGGGCGACGTCTGTTTTCGCATCGAGCTCCCTGCCTTCGGGCCAGAACACACACACAAATAA
- the hmpA gene encoding NO-inducible flavohemoprotein, with protein sequence MLDAQTIATVKSTLPLLVETGPKLTAHFYDRMFTHNPELKEIFNMSNQRNGDQREALFNAIAAYASNLDNLAVLLPAVEKIAQKHTSFQIQPEQYNIVGSHLLATLDEMFNPGQEVLEAWGKAYGVLAGVFINREAEIYRQNAGKQGGWEGTRAFRIVNKTPRSALITSFEFEPVDGQPVADYQPGQYLGVWLKPEGFAHQEIRQYSLTRKPDGKGYRIAVKREDGGQVSSWLHNSASVGDVVHLAAPAGDFFMNVEPTTPVTLISAGVGQTPMLAMLDTLAHHGHQAQVNWFHAAENGNVHAFADEVAVLGSKLLNFNAHTWYRIPQEGDRFDSEGMMDLTALEGQFTDPQTEFYLCGPVGFMQFAAKQLVTLGVNQEHIHYECFGPHKVL encoded by the coding sequence ATGCTCGACGCGCAAACCATCGCTACGGTTAAATCCACCCTCCCTCTTCTGGTCGAAACCGGTCCAAAACTCACTGCCCATTTTTATGATCGCATGTTCACCCATAACCCGGAGCTCAAAGAAATTTTCAACATGAGCAACCAGCGTAACGGCGATCAGCGTGAAGCCCTGTTCAATGCCATCGCCGCTTACGCCAGCAATCTGGACAATCTGGCGGTGCTGTTGCCGGCGGTGGAAAAAATCGCCCAGAAACACACCAGTTTTCAGATCCAACCGGAGCAGTACAACATTGTCGGCAGCCACTTGCTGGCGACTCTGGACGAAATGTTCAACCCCGGTCAGGAAGTGCTGGAGGCGTGGGGCAAAGCCTACGGCGTGCTGGCGGGTGTGTTCATCAACCGTGAAGCGGAAATTTACCGGCAAAACGCAGGGAAACAAGGCGGCTGGGAAGGCACACGCGCGTTCCGTATCGTCAACAAAACCCCGCGCAGCGCGCTTATCACCAGTTTCGAGTTCGAACCAGTAGACGGCCAGCCGGTGGCGGATTATCAACCCGGGCAGTATCTCGGCGTCTGGCTGAAGCCGGAAGGGTTTGCGCATCAGGAAATTCGCCAGTACTCACTGACCCGCAAACCGGACGGCAAAGGTTACCGCATCGCCGTGAAACGCGAAGATGGCGGACAGGTGTCATCCTGGCTGCATAACAGCGCCAGCGTCGGCGACGTGGTACATCTGGCGGCGCCAGCAGGCGATTTCTTTATGAACGTTGAGCCGACAACGCCAGTGACGCTAATTTCTGCAGGCGTGGGTCAGACGCCGATGCTGGCGATGCTGGATACGCTGGCGCACCACGGCCATCAGGCACAGGTGAACTGGTTCCATGCCGCCGAAAACGGCAATGTCCATGCCTTTGCCGATGAAGTGGCGGTGCTCGGCAGCAAACTGCTCAACTTCAACGCCCACACCTGGTATCGTATTCCGCAGGAAGGCGACCGTTTTGACAGCGAAGGGATGATGGATTTAACAGCGCTGGAAGGTCAGTTCACCGATCCGCAAACCGAGTTTTATCTGTGCGGTCCGGTCGGTTTCATGCAGTTTGCCGCGAAGCAGCTGGTGACGCTGGGAGTGAATCAGGAGCACATTCATTACGAATGCTTTGGCCCACATAAAGTGCTGTAA
- the glnB gene encoding nitrogen regulatory protein P-II: MKKIDAIIKPFKLDDVREALAEVGITGMTVTEVKGFGRQKGHTELYRGAEYMVDFLPKVKIEIVVTDDIVDTCVDTIIRTAQTGKIGDGKIFVFDVARVVRIRTGEEDDAAI; this comes from the coding sequence ATGAAAAAGATTGATGCGATTATTAAACCCTTCAAACTCGACGATGTGCGTGAAGCGCTGGCAGAAGTTGGTATCACCGGGATGACGGTAACGGAAGTCAAAGGTTTTGGCCGTCAGAAGGGGCATACCGAGCTGTACCGTGGCGCGGAATACATGGTGGACTTCCTGCCGAAAGTGAAAATTGAAATCGTCGTGACCGACGACATCGTCGATACCTGCGTGGACACAATCATTCGTACCGCGCAGACCGGCAAAATTGGCGATGGTAAGATTTTCGTCTTTGATGTGGCGCGGGTGGTTCGCATCCGTACGGGCGAAGAAGACGACGCGGCAATCTGA
- the purL gene encoding phosphoribosylformylglycinamidine synthase has protein sequence MMEILRGSPALSAFRINKLLTRFQAANLPVSDIYAEYVHFAELSAVLAGEEHARLERLLKYGPSLSSHAPTGKLLLVTPRPGTISPWSSKATDIARNCGLSQVVRLERGVAWYVDASTLTPEQWDAVAAELHDRMMESVFTSLDEAEKLFAHHQPAPVTAVDLLGQGRQALIDANQRLGLALADDEIEYLQAAFEKLGRNPNDIELYMFAQANSEHCRHKIFNADWVIDGEQQLKSLFKMIKNTFEKTPDHVLSAYKDNAAVMEGSEVGRFFADHNAGRYDFHQEAAHILMKVETHNHPTAISPWPGAATGSGGEIRDEGATGRGAKPKAGLVGFSVSNLRIPGFEQPWEEDFGKPDRIVTALDIMTEGPLGGAAFNNEFGRPALNGYFRTYEEKVNSHNGEELRGYHKPIMLAGGIGNIRADHVQKGEIPPGAKLIVLGGPAMNIGLGGGAASSMASGQSDADLDFASVQRDNAEMERRCQEVIDRCWQMGNDNPILFIHDVGAGGLSNAMPELVSDGGRGGRFELRDILSDEPGMSPLEIWCNESQERYVLAVSADQLSLFDALCRRERAPYAVIGEATQEQHLTLNDRHFDNQPIDMPLDVLLGKTPKMTRTVTTLTAKGDALNRQGITVADAVNRVLHLPAVAEKTFLVTIGDRTVTGMVSRDQMVGPWQVPVANCAVTTASLDSYYGEAMALGERAPVALLDFAASARLAVGEALTNIAATQIGDIKRIKLSANWMAAAGHPGEDAGLYEAVKAVGEELCPALGLTIPVGKDSMSMKTRWQEGSEQREMTSPLSLVITAFARVEDVRRTVTPQLSTEDNALLLIDLGQGRNALGATALAQVYRQLGDTPADVRDVAQLKGFYDAMQALVAQRQLLAYHDRSDGGLLVTLAEMAFTGHCGVQVDIAALGDDHLAALFNEELGAVIQVRAADREAVEALLTTHGLGDCIHYLGQAVTGDQFIIESDGQSVYRESRAQLRLWWAETTWQMQRLRDNPECADQEHNAKANDNDPGLNVTLSFDIDDDVAAPYIATGARPKVAVLREQGVNSHVEMAAAFHRAGFDAIDVHMSDLLAGRIGLGNFQTLVACGGFSYGDVLGAGEGWAKSILFNSRVRDEFETFFHRPQTLALGVCNGCQMMSNLRELIPGSSLWPRFVRNHSDRFEARFSLVEVTQSPSLLLQGMVGSQMPIAVSHGEGRVEVRDDTHLASLESKGLVALRYVDNFGNVTETYPANPNGSPNGITAVTSETGRVTIMMPHPERVARTVSNSWHPENWGEDSPWMRIFRNARKQLG, from the coding sequence ATGATGGAAATTCTGCGAGGTTCGCCTGCACTGTCGGCATTTCGGATCAACAAATTACTGACGCGCTTCCAGGCAGCCAACCTTCCGGTCAGCGATATCTATGCTGAATATGTTCATTTTGCCGAACTGAGCGCCGTGCTCGCCGGTGAAGAACATGCCCGGCTTGAACGTCTGCTCAAGTATGGCCCAAGCCTGAGCAGCCATGCCCCCACCGGAAAACTGCTGCTCGTCACACCTCGCCCTGGCACCATCTCCCCCTGGTCTTCCAAAGCAACCGACATCGCCCGTAACTGCGGATTATCGCAGGTGGTTCGTCTGGAGCGCGGCGTCGCCTGGTATGTCGACGCGAGCACGCTGACCCCGGAACAGTGGGACGCTGTAGCAGCAGAACTGCACGATCGTATGATGGAGAGCGTGTTTACCTCTCTGGATGAAGCGGAAAAACTGTTTGCCCATCATCAACCGGCACCGGTCACGGCGGTTGATCTGCTGGGGCAGGGGCGGCAGGCGCTGATTGACGCTAACCAGCGTCTCGGCCTGGCACTGGCGGATGACGAAATTGAATATCTGCAGGCCGCGTTTGAAAAACTCGGTCGCAACCCGAACGACATCGAACTCTATATGTTCGCGCAGGCCAACTCTGAGCACTGCCGTCATAAAATCTTTAACGCCGACTGGGTGATCGACGGCGAACAGCAGCTTAAGTCGCTGTTCAAAATGATTAAAAACACCTTCGAGAAAACGCCGGATCACGTACTGTCTGCCTATAAAGACAACGCGGCGGTGATGGAAGGCTCTGAGGTCGGGCGTTTCTTTGCCGACCACAACGCCGGGCGCTACGACTTCCACCAGGAAGCAGCGCATATCCTGATGAAGGTTGAAACGCACAACCACCCGACGGCGATTTCGCCATGGCCGGGCGCGGCAACCGGCTCCGGCGGTGAAATTCGTGATGAAGGCGCAACCGGTCGCGGCGCAAAACCGAAAGCCGGGCTGGTGGGTTTCTCGGTCTCTAACCTGCGTATTCCGGGCTTTGAACAGCCGTGGGAAGAAGATTTCGGTAAGCCGGATCGCATCGTCACCGCGCTGGATATCATGACAGAAGGCCCGCTCGGCGGCGCGGCGTTCAACAACGAATTTGGTCGCCCGGCGCTGAACGGCTATTTCCGTACCTATGAAGAAAAGGTGAACAGCCACAACGGCGAAGAGCTGCGTGGTTATCACAAGCCGATCATGCTGGCGGGCGGTATTGGCAACATTCGCGCCGACCATGTGCAGAAAGGCGAGATCCCGCCGGGTGCGAAACTGATCGTACTGGGTGGCCCGGCGATGAACATCGGTCTCGGCGGCGGCGCGGCGTCGTCCATGGCTTCCGGCCAGTCCGATGCCGATCTCGATTTTGCCTCCGTTCAGCGTGACAACGCGGAAATGGAGCGCCGCTGCCAGGAGGTGATCGACCGCTGCTGGCAGATGGGCAATGACAACCCGATTCTGTTTATCCACGACGTCGGCGCGGGCGGTTTGTCTAACGCCATGCCTGAACTGGTCAGCGACGGCGGTCGCGGCGGGCGCTTTGAACTGCGCGACATCCTGAGCGACGAACCGGGCATGAGCCCGCTGGAAATCTGGTGTAACGAATCCCAGGAGCGCTACGTGCTGGCGGTTTCCGCTGATCAGCTGTCGCTGTTTGACGCCCTGTGCCGCCGCGAGCGTGCGCCGTATGCGGTGATTGGTGAAGCCACACAAGAGCAGCATCTGACGCTGAACGACCGCCATTTCGACAACCAGCCGATTGATATGCCGCTGGATGTGCTGCTCGGCAAAACGCCGAAAATGACCCGCACCGTGACGACACTCACCGCCAAAGGCGATGCGCTGAACCGTCAGGGGATTACCGTTGCCGATGCAGTGAACCGCGTTCTGCACCTTCCGGCAGTGGCTGAAAAAACCTTCCTCGTCACCATCGGCGACCGTACCGTCACCGGTATGGTGTCGCGCGATCAGATGGTTGGCCCGTGGCAGGTGCCGGTGGCGAACTGCGCGGTGACCACCGCCAGCCTCGACAGCTACTACGGTGAAGCGATGGCATTGGGCGAACGTGCGCCGGTTGCGCTGCTCGATTTTGCCGCCTCGGCACGTCTGGCCGTCGGCGAAGCGTTGACCAACATCGCGGCGACGCAGATTGGCGACATCAAACGCATCAAACTCTCCGCTAACTGGATGGCGGCGGCAGGGCACCCGGGTGAAGACGCGGGTCTGTATGAAGCCGTTAAAGCGGTGGGCGAAGAATTGTGTCCGGCGCTGGGGCTGACCATCCCGGTGGGTAAAGACTCGATGTCGATGAAAACCCGCTGGCAGGAAGGCAGCGAGCAGCGCGAAATGACCTCGCCGCTGTCGCTGGTGATCACCGCGTTTGCCCGTGTGGAAGACGTACGTCGCACAGTGACGCCGCAGCTCTCTACCGAGGATAACGCGCTGCTGCTTATCGATCTCGGTCAGGGGCGTAACGCGCTCGGCGCGACGGCGCTGGCGCAGGTTTATCGTCAGCTTGGTGACACACCGGCTGACGTGCGTGACGTGGCACAACTGAAAGGCTTCTACGACGCCATGCAGGCGCTGGTGGCGCAGCGTCAACTGCTGGCCTATCACGACCGTTCTGACGGCGGTCTGTTGGTGACGCTGGCGGAAATGGCCTTCACCGGTCACTGTGGCGTGCAGGTGGATATCGCCGCGCTGGGCGACGATCATCTGGCGGCACTGTTTAATGAAGAGCTGGGCGCAGTGATCCAGGTTCGCGCGGCGGATCGGGAAGCCGTTGAAGCGCTGCTGACGACACATGGCCTCGGTGACTGCATTCACTACCTTGGCCAGGCGGTGACGGGTGATCAATTCATTATTGAGTCGGACGGGCAAAGCGTTTACCGCGAAAGCCGCGCGCAGCTTCGTCTATGGTGGGCAGAAACCACCTGGCAGATGCAGCGCCTGCGCGATAACCCGGAATGCGCCGATCAGGAGCACAACGCGAAAGCCAACGATAACGATCCGGGTCTGAACGTGACGCTCAGCTTCGACATCGATGACGATGTCGCGGCACCTTACATTGCCACTGGCGCGCGTCCGAAAGTGGCGGTTCTGCGTGAGCAGGGCGTTAACTCCCACGTGGAAATGGCGGCGGCATTTCACCGCGCTGGTTTCGACGCCATCGACGTACACATGAGCGATCTGCTGGCGGGGCGCATCGGGCTGGGGAATTTCCAGACGCTGGTGGCCTGCGGCGGTTTCTCTTACGGCGACGTACTGGGCGCGGGTGAAGGCTGGGCGAAATCCATCCTCTTTAACAGCCGCGTTCGCGATGAGTTCGAAACCTTCTTCCACCGTCCGCAGACGCTGGCGCTGGGTGTCTGTAACGGCTGCCAGATGATGTCTAATCTGCGCGAGTTAATTCCAGGCAGTTCGCTGTGGCCGCGTTTCGTGCGTAACCATTCTGACCGCTTTGAAGCGCGTTTCAGCCTGGTAGAAGTGACGCAAAGCCCGTCGCTGCTGTTGCAGGGCATGGTAGGTTCGCAGATGCCGATTGCTGTTTCGCATGGCGAAGGGCGTGTGGAAGTGCGTGATGACACGCATCTGGCGTCGCTGGAAAGCAAAGGGCTGGTAGCGCTGCGTTACGTGGATAACTTCGGTAACGTCACCGAAACCTATCCGGCGAACCCGAACGGCTCGCCAAATGGGATCACCGCAGTCACCAGCGAAACCGGTCGCGTCACCATCATGATGCCGCACCCGGAACGCGTTGCCCGTACAGTATCGAACTCCTGGCACCCGGAAAACTGGGGCGAGGACAGCCCGTGGATGCGTATCTTCCGCAACGCGCGTAAACAGCTGGGTTAA
- the glyA gene encoding serine hydroxymethyltransferase — protein MLKREMNIADYDAELWQAMEQEKVRQEEHIELIASENYTSPRVMQAQGSQLTNKYAEGYPGKRYYGGCEYVDIVEQLAIDRAKALFGADYANVQPHSGSQANFAVYTALLQPGDTVLGMNLAQGGHLTHGSPVNFSGKLYNIIPYGIDETGKIDYEDMAKQAQTHKPKMIIGGFSAYSGIVDWAKMREIADSIGAYLFVDMAHVAGLIAAGVYPNPVPHAHVVTTTTHKTLAGPRGGLILAKGGDEELYKKLNSAVFPSAQGGPLMHVIAAKAVALKEAMEPEFKVYQQQVAKNAKAMVEVFLNRGYKVVSGGTENHLFLLDLVDKNLTGKEADAALGRANITVNKNSVPNDPKSPFVTSGVRIGSPAVTRRGFKEAEVKELAGWMCDVLDNINDEANIERIKGKVLDICARFPVYA, from the coding sequence ATGTTAAAGCGTGAAATGAACATTGCCGATTATGATGCCGAACTGTGGCAGGCTATGGAGCAGGAAAAAGTACGTCAGGAAGAGCACATCGAACTGATCGCCTCCGAAAACTACACCAGCCCGCGCGTGATGCAGGCGCAGGGGTCTCAGCTGACCAACAAATACGCGGAAGGATATCCTGGCAAGCGCTACTACGGCGGCTGCGAATATGTGGATATCGTTGAGCAACTGGCGATCGATCGTGCGAAAGCACTGTTCGGCGCTGACTACGCGAACGTGCAGCCGCACTCCGGCTCGCAGGCTAACTTCGCGGTTTACACTGCGCTGCTGCAACCGGGCGATACCGTTCTGGGTATGAACCTGGCGCAGGGCGGTCACCTGACGCACGGCTCTCCGGTTAACTTCTCTGGCAAACTGTACAACATCATTCCTTACGGTATTGATGAGACCGGTAAAATTGACTACGAAGACATGGCGAAGCAGGCGCAGACCCACAAACCGAAAATGATTATCGGTGGTTTCTCTGCTTACTCCGGTATAGTTGACTGGGCAAAAATGCGTGAAATCGCTGACAGCATCGGTGCATACCTGTTCGTCGATATGGCGCACGTCGCCGGTCTGATTGCCGCTGGCGTGTATCCGAACCCGGTTCCGCATGCGCACGTGGTGACCACCACGACCCACAAAACGCTGGCGGGTCCGCGCGGCGGCCTGATCCTGGCGAAAGGCGGTGACGAAGAGCTGTACAAGAAACTGAACTCTGCGGTGTTCCCAAGCGCACAGGGCGGCCCGTTGATGCACGTTATCGCGGCGAAAGCCGTGGCGCTGAAAGAAGCGATGGAGCCAGAGTTCAAAGTTTACCAGCAGCAGGTGGCGAAAAATGCCAAAGCGATGGTGGAAGTGTTCCTGAACCGTGGCTACAAAGTGGTGTCTGGCGGCACTGAAAACCACCTGTTCCTGCTGGATCTGGTCGATAAAAACCTGACCGGTAAAGAAGCAGACGCCGCGCTGGGTCGTGCCAATATCACCGTGAACAAAAACAGCGTACCGAACGATCCGAAGAGCCCGTTTGTGACCTCCGGTGTTCGTATCGGCTCTCCGGCTGTCACCCGCCGCGGCTTTAAAGAAGCGGAAGTGAAAGAGCTGGCTGGCTGGATGTGTGATGTGCTGGACAACATCAACGACGAAGCAAACATCGAGCGCATCAAAGGCAAAGTGCTGGATATCTGCGCCCGCTTCCCGGTTTACGCATAA
- a CDS encoding DoxX family protein: protein MQSLRYFEFGQSRHLLLLIARIAIVLLFIIFGYPKMLGFSGTVQYMASSGAPLPTLSAIVAIIMEVPAAILIVLGFFTRPLAVLFIIYTLGTALIGHHYWNMSGDAVVPNMINFYKNVSIAGAFILLAITGPGAISLDRR, encoded by the coding sequence ATGCAATCGCTTCGCTATTTTGAGTTTGGTCAGTCACGTCATCTGTTGCTGTTGATTGCCCGCATCGCCATCGTGCTGCTGTTCATCATTTTCGGTTATCCGAAAATGCTCGGTTTCAGTGGTACCGTGCAGTATATGGCGAGCTCCGGTGCGCCGTTGCCCACGCTGTCGGCGATTGTCGCGATCATTATGGAAGTCCCGGCGGCGATCCTTATCGTGCTCGGCTTTTTCACCCGTCCGCTGGCGGTGCTTTTCATTATTTATACGCTGGGAACGGCGTTGATTGGTCACCACTACTGGAATATGAGCGGCGACGCCGTGGTGCCGAATATGATTAACTTCTATAAAAACGTGAGCATCGCAGGCGCGTTTATCCTGCTGGCGATCACCGGGCCGGGGGCGATTTCCCTCGACCGACGCTAG
- the qseG gene encoding two-component system QseEF-associated lipoprotein QseG, with product MSHFLASIFNAVRWRRVIFPAMSSLMLAGCTSGLIHHAVGDKIDENLPQQQVADFLSTDCADIWSLTGEITDKNPLYWLRGIDCAERLTPEQARTEARMLDGERWQEAFKRGILLGNAKINPVERRELLAHMDAQSRQIPTQVRPLFELWRDGQAQQLQLSDERSRYAKLQQTSDSELDILRQQQQHLRSQLDLTTRKLENLTDIERQLSTRKPAGNFNPDASHAGDKPPATKDDAPSDEDKP from the coding sequence ATGTCCCATTTCTTAGCCTCAATTTTTAACGCGGTGCGCTGGCGTCGCGTCATCTTCCCGGCGATGTCCAGCCTGATGCTGGCCGGATGTACATCGGGCCTGATCCACCATGCCGTTGGCGATAAAATAGACGAAAACCTGCCACAGCAACAGGTTGCGGATTTCCTGTCGACCGATTGTGCCGATATCTGGTCGCTGACTGGTGAAATCACTGACAAAAACCCGCTCTACTGGCTGCGCGGCATCGACTGCGCGGAACGCTTAACGCCGGAACAGGCGCGTACCGAAGCCCGTATGCTAGATGGTGAACGCTGGCAGGAGGCGTTCAAGCGCGGCATTTTGCTGGGTAATGCCAAAATTAACCCGGTCGAACGCCGCGAACTGCTGGCGCACATGGATGCCCAGAGCCGTCAAATCCCGACGCAGGTACGTCCGCTGTTCGAGCTATGGCGTGACGGGCAGGCGCAGCAATTGCAGCTCTCAGACGAGCGTTCACGCTATGCGAAACTGCAACAGACCAGCGACAGCGAGCTGGACATCCTGCGCCAGCAACAGCAACACCTGCGCTCGCAACTGGATCTCACCACCCGAAAACTGGAGAACCTGACGGATATTGAACGTCAGCTTTCTACCCGCAAACCCGCCGGGAATTTCAATCCGGATGCCAGTCATGCCGGGGATAAACCCCCGGCCACGAAGGATGACGCTCCGTCTGATGAGGATAAGCCATGA